The Oncorhynchus tshawytscha isolate Ot180627B linkage group LG18, Otsh_v2.0, whole genome shotgun sequence genome has a window encoding:
- the LOC112218110 gene encoding sterile alpha motif domain-containing protein 15: protein MAFLHWSCQDVAKWIISLGYPHYTACFTENLITGKKLIYVNCCYLPRLGITDFEDMKAISAHVRELLGTSEPLWSRSIADPPRDSMGLFLEKKSRTGDWADSFTYTQFLDRKQ, encoded by the exons ATGGCGTTCCTTCACTGGAGTTGCCAGGACGTGGCAAAATGGATAATATCCTTAGGATATCCACATTATACA GCCTGTTTCACTGAGAACCTCATCACAGGTAAAAAGCTGATTTATGTAAATTGCTGCTATCTGCCAAGATTAGGAATCACAGACTTTGAGGATATGAAG GCCATCTCTGCCCATGTGCGTGAGCTGCTGGGGACATCAGAGCCGCTGTGGAGCCGCAGCATCGCAGACCCCCCCAGAGACAGCATGGGCCTGTTCCTGGAGAAGAAGAGCAGAACAGGGGACTGGGCCGATTCCTTCACCTACACACAGTTCCTCGACAGGAAACAATGA
- the LOC112217831 gene encoding methylmalonate-semialdehyde dehydrogenase [acylating], mitochondrial, which translates to MAGILARSLWSKKAPFQMGRMCYSSSVPTTKLFIDGKFVESNTSEWLDIHNPATNEVVSRVPKATHTEMLAAVDSCSRAYASWSDTSILTRQQIFLRYQQLIKENIKELARLITLEQGKTLADAEGDVFRGLQVAEHACSITSLMMGETLPSITKDMDTYTYRLPIGVCAGIAPFNFPAMIPLWMFPMGMVCGNTYLMKPSERVPGCTMLLAKLLQDAGLPDGTLNIIHGQHAAVNFICDHPAIKAISFVGSNQAGEYIYERGSKNGKRVQSNMGAKNHGVVMPDANKENTLNQLVGAAFGAAGQRCMALSTAILVGEARDWLPELVERSKALRVNAGDQPGADVGPLISPEARARVEMLIQSGVDEGATLLLDGRNVHVKGYENGNFVGPTIIGNVTPAMKCYTEEIFGPVLVVLEADTLDDAISLVNNNQYGNGTAIFTTNGATARKYTHEVDVGQIGVNVPIPVPLPMFSFTGSRGSFRGDTNFYGKQGIQFYTQIKTVTSQWKAEDATTKAAAVTMPTMR; encoded by the exons ATGGCAGGGATACTAGCAAGGTCGTTATGGAGCAAAAAG GCACCCTTTCAGATGGGTCGCATGTGCTATTCATCATCCGTG CCCACCACCAAGTTGTTCATTGACGGCAAGTTTGTTGAGTCAAACACCTCAGAATGGCTGGACATTCACAACCCT GCTACCAATGAAGTGGTGAGTCGTGTGCCCAAAGCCACCCACACGGAGATGCTGGCTGCAGTAGACTCCTGCTCCAGGGCCTATGCCTCCTGGTCCGACACTTCCATCCTCACCCGCCAGCAGATCTTCCTCCGATACCAGCAGCTCATCAAGGAAAACATT AAAGAGCTGGCCAGGCTGATCACCCTGGAGCAAGGCAAGACTCTAGCCGACGCGGAGGGAGACGTCTTCAGAGGACTGC AGGTGGCAGAGCACGCCTGCAGCATCACCTCCCTGATGATGGGGGAGACCCTGCCCTCCATCACCAAAGACATGGATACCTACACCTACCGCCTGCCCATCGGGGTGTGTGCCGGCATCGCCCCCTTCAACTTCCCTGCCATGATTCCTCTGTGGATGTTCCCCATGGGCATGGTGTGTGGCAACACCTACCTGATGAAGCCCTCCGAGCGAGTCCCAGGGTGCACCATGCTGCTGGCCAAGCTGCTGCAGGATGCAGGGTTGCCCGACGGGACCCTGAACATCATCCATGGACAGCACGCTG CCGTGAATTTCATTTGTGACCACCCAGCCATCAAGGCCATCAGCTTTGTGGGCTCCAACCAGGCAGGAGAGTACATCTACGAGAGAGGATCCAAGAACGGCAAGAGAGTGCAGTCCAACATG GGAGCTAAGAACCACGGTGTGGTGATGCCTGATGCCAACAAGGAGAACACTCTGAACCAGCTGGTGGGCGCGGCCTTCGGCGCAGCAGGACAGCGTTGTATGGCTCTCTCAACTGCCATTCTGGTAGGCGAAGCTCGTGATTGGCTCCCAGAACTGGTGGAGCGCTCCAAAGCCCTGCGCGTCAATGCAG GTGACCAGCCAGGTGCTGACGTGGGTCCACTGATTTCCCCTGAGGCCAGGGCCCGTGTTGAGATGTTGATCCAGAGTGGTGTGGACGAGGGAGCTACGCTGCTGCTGGATGGACGCAATGTCCACGTCAAAGGATACGAGAATGGAAACTTCGTAGGACCCACTATCATCGGCAACGTTACG CCAGCGATGAAGTGCTACACGGAGGAGATTTTTGGGCCTGTACTGGTGGTTCTGGAGGCAGACACTCTGGACGATGCCATCTCCCTGGTCAACAACAACCAGTATGGCAACGGAACTGCCATCTTCACTACCAACGGCGCTACTGCCCGCAAGTACACACACGAGGTGGATGTCGGACAG ATTGGAGTGAACGTGCCCATCCCCGTGCCCCTGCCCATGTTCTCCTTTACCGGCTCCAGGGGTTCCTTCAGGGGAGACACCAACTTCTATGGCAAACAG GGCATTCAGTTCTACACTCAGATCAAGACGGTGACATCACAGTGGAAGGCTGAGGATGCCACGACTAAGGCTGCAGCAGTTACCATGCCAACCATGCGCTAA